The following proteins are co-located in the Triticum aestivum cultivar Chinese Spring chromosome 1A, IWGSC CS RefSeq v2.1, whole genome shotgun sequence genome:
- the LOC123050566 gene encoding inactive poly [ADP-ribose] polymerase RCD1 isoform X2, whose protein sequence is MAAMNEKVLAKCGQNIVSLKRKRDSPAAYHADACHTSQSHQHPTGNSDIRLYVGEDRKANIACHFNKQILQSYQNYMTSASPKRILLRQSGNWKEFPEKIVKLAQVDFRTKKTITEVGYQNQLFLLDFVHMTFIDSKSGLQRPIAWIDDNGRRYFPEVLIEDQIVYRRKDFGNGDHVYVIAEPNGARQINDQYGASESSAESSNFESSTEEVSSAKRVRAEKSIIRKINCDRRETVGENEPHTSLPAVFSCQPQQDKLGGQSRAQGTTSVVQKMLLQGMGTAIGSKDIIGIHRTPFLNNYREDRYDLFQKQVEITKSQHGNANVRYAWLPCSKAAVDEMMLNGTLQVKKPTRCPPYGTGVLLAPANCSINCVNYSDVDENGIIYMMLCRVVMGNVEIVHHGSKQHQPSNEYFDSGVDDLKNPQHYIVWDMNLDSHIYSEFVVTIKLPSKAKDSLFTQEDCHDSSDASLVLSPSSADSVSQTSSTVGAAGAFSYSDCVSDSTIDLCFHYEIITSS, encoded by the exons ATGGCTGCGATGAACGAAAAGGTGTTGGCTAAATGTGGACAGAATATAGTTAGCCTCAAGAGGAAGCGGGACAGCCCCGCTGCATATCATGCTGATGCCTGCCACACCTCTCAATCGCATCAGCATCCTACTGGAAACTCTGATATCAGGTTgtatgttggtgaagatcgcaagGCGAACATCGCGTGCCACTTTAACAAGCAGATTTTACAGAGCTATCAGAACTACATGACCAGTGCATCACCTAAGCGTATTCTGCTCCGCCAAAGTGGCAACTGGAAAGAATTTCCAGAAAAAATTGTCAAGCTGGCTCAAGTTGATTTCCGGACAAAGAAGACCATCACAGAAGTAGGATACCAGAACCAGCTATTTTTGCTGGACTTTGTCCACATGACATTCATTGACTCAAAGTCAGGTCTTCAGAGGCCAATCGCCTGGATTGATGACAATGGAAGGCGTTACTTCCCAGAAGTTCTTATTGAAGATCAGATAGTATATAGGAGGAAAGATTTTGGCAATGGAGATCATGTCTATGTTATAGCTGAGCCTAATGGGGCACGTCAAATAAATGACCAGTATGGAGCATCAGAGAGTTCCGCAGAAAGCTCAAACTTTGAGTCCAGTACTGAAGAGGTTTCCAGTGCTAAGAGAGTTAGAGCTGAGAAGAGTATCATCAGGAAAATAAATTGTGATCGTAGAGAAACTGTGGGAGAGAATGAACCACACACTTCGCTGCCTGCAGTCTTTAGTTGTCAACCACAGCAAGATAAGCTGGGCGGGCAATCACGTGCTCAAGGAACTACCTCTGTTGTGCAGAAGATGTTGCTGCAGGGAATGGGCACTGCTATTGGTTCCAAGGATATTATTGGAATCCACCGAACGCCATTCTTGAATAATTATAGAGAAGACCGCTATGATCTCTTCCAAAAGCAGGTAGAGATTACTAAATCTCAGCATGGTAATGCAAATGTGCGTTATGCTTGGCTTCCTTGCTCGAAAGCTGCTGTGGATGAAATGATGCTGAATGGCACCTTGCAAGTTAAAAAGCCCACTAGGTGTCCACCCTATGGAACTGGCGTACTCCTTGCACCAGCTAACTGCTCCATTAACTG TGTGAATTACTCTGATGTTGATGAAAATGGCATCATCTATATGATGTTGTGCCGGGTTGTAATGGGGAACGTAGAAATAGTTCACCATGGATCTAAGCAGCACCAGCCTAGTAACGAGTATTTTGATAGCGGTGTAGATGACCTAAAAAACCCGCAGCATTACATTGTATGGGATATGAATCTGGATAGTCACATCTATTCTGAATTTGTAGTCACCATCAAATTGCCATCTAAAGCCAAAG ATTCCCTCTTCACACAAGAAGATTGTCACGATTCATCTGATGCTTCACTGGTCTTGAGTCCAAGTTCGGCCGACAGTGTATCACAG ACAAGTTCCACTGTTGGAGCAGCAGGAGCATTCAGTTATTCAGATTGCGTGTCTGACTCAACAATTGACCTGTGCTTCCATTATGAGATTATAACTTCGAGCTGA
- the LOC123050566 gene encoding inactive poly [ADP-ribose] polymerase RCD1 isoform X1 — protein sequence MAAMNEKVLAKCGQNIVSLKRKRDSPAAYHADACHTSQSHQHPTGNSDIRLYVGEDRKANIACHFNKQILQSYQNYMTSASPKRILLRQSGNWKEFPEKIVKLAQVDFRTKKTITEVGYQNQLFLLDFVHMTFIDSKSGLQRPIAWIDDNGRRYFPEVLIEDQIVYRRKDFGNGDHVYVIAEPNGARQINDQYGASESSAESSNFESSTEEVSSAKRVRAEKSIIRKINCDRRETVGENEPHTSLPAVFSCQPQQDKLGGQSRAQGTTSVVQKMLLQGMGTAIGSKDIIGIHRTPFLNNYREDRYDLFQKQVEITKSQHGNANVRYAWLPCSKAAVDEMMLNGTLQVKKPTRCPPYGTGVLLAPANCSINCVNYSDVDENGIIYMMLCRVVMGNVEIVHHGSKQHQPSNEYFDSGVDDLKNPQHYIVWDMNLDSHIYSEFVVTIKLPSKAKDSLFTQEDCHDSSDASLVLSPSSADSVSQDMNLEASPALGGQYEAPMLGGSMAKAPSTPWMPFSMLFAAISTKLPREKMDMINNCYEEFKAKKISRIDLVKRLRLIVGDRMLVSTIIRLQDKLPPMVKREAANAPAKARGQ from the exons ATGGCTGCGATGAACGAAAAGGTGTTGGCTAAATGTGGACAGAATATAGTTAGCCTCAAGAGGAAGCGGGACAGCCCCGCTGCATATCATGCTGATGCCTGCCACACCTCTCAATCGCATCAGCATCCTACTGGAAACTCTGATATCAGGTTgtatgttggtgaagatcgcaagGCGAACATCGCGTGCCACTTTAACAAGCAGATTTTACAGAGCTATCAGAACTACATGACCAGTGCATCACCTAAGCGTATTCTGCTCCGCCAAAGTGGCAACTGGAAAGAATTTCCAGAAAAAATTGTCAAGCTGGCTCAAGTTGATTTCCGGACAAAGAAGACCATCACAGAAGTAGGATACCAGAACCAGCTATTTTTGCTGGACTTTGTCCACATGACATTCATTGACTCAAAGTCAGGTCTTCAGAGGCCAATCGCCTGGATTGATGACAATGGAAGGCGTTACTTCCCAGAAGTTCTTATTGAAGATCAGATAGTATATAGGAGGAAAGATTTTGGCAATGGAGATCATGTCTATGTTATAGCTGAGCCTAATGGGGCACGTCAAATAAATGACCAGTATGGAGCATCAGAGAGTTCCGCAGAAAGCTCAAACTTTGAGTCCAGTACTGAAGAGGTTTCCAGTGCTAAGAGAGTTAGAGCTGAGAAGAGTATCATCAGGAAAATAAATTGTGATCGTAGAGAAACTGTGGGAGAGAATGAACCACACACTTCGCTGCCTGCAGTCTTTAGTTGTCAACCACAGCAAGATAAGCTGGGCGGGCAATCACGTGCTCAAGGAACTACCTCTGTTGTGCAGAAGATGTTGCTGCAGGGAATGGGCACTGCTATTGGTTCCAAGGATATTATTGGAATCCACCGAACGCCATTCTTGAATAATTATAGAGAAGACCGCTATGATCTCTTCCAAAAGCAGGTAGAGATTACTAAATCTCAGCATGGTAATGCAAATGTGCGTTATGCTTGGCTTCCTTGCTCGAAAGCTGCTGTGGATGAAATGATGCTGAATGGCACCTTGCAAGTTAAAAAGCCCACTAGGTGTCCACCCTATGGAACTGGCGTACTCCTTGCACCAGCTAACTGCTCCATTAACTG TGTGAATTACTCTGATGTTGATGAAAATGGCATCATCTATATGATGTTGTGCCGGGTTGTAATGGGGAACGTAGAAATAGTTCACCATGGATCTAAGCAGCACCAGCCTAGTAACGAGTATTTTGATAGCGGTGTAGATGACCTAAAAAACCCGCAGCATTACATTGTATGGGATATGAATCTGGATAGTCACATCTATTCTGAATTTGTAGTCACCATCAAATTGCCATCTAAAGCCAAAG ATTCCCTCTTCACACAAGAAGATTGTCACGATTCATCTGATGCTTCACTGGTCTTGAGTCCAAGTTCGGCCGACAGTGTATCACAG GACATGAATCTTGAGGCATCTCCAGCATTGGGTGGTCAGTATGAAGCCCCCATGTTAGGAGGATCAATGGCAAAAGCTCCAAGTACACCTTGGATGCCCTTTTCCATGTTATTTGCAGCTATTTCAACCAAACTTCCTCGCGAGAAAATGGACATGATCAATAACTGTTATGAAGAATTCAAG GCCAAGAAAATAAGCAGAATTGACCTAGTGAAGaggctgcgtctcatagttggtgACAGAATGCTGGTCTCCACAATAATTCGGCTCCAAGATAAG TTGCCTCCGATGGTGAAGCGGGAAGCAGCAAATGCTCCAGCCAAGGCACGAGGTCAGTGA
- the LOC123050585 gene encoding probable inactive shikimate kinase like 2, chloroplastic, which translates to MMAAMSIAATATCCSSSFPANPSQHIATYSRAPGLPLPRPAWRRSLLAASPPASRLRLLPRTSLSASPAAAHDYEFTDTNGEVELRLDIGKLGIESSRDVFVDVDDMSLLIRAKSDGTLRTLMNVGTLFDRVKSSETIWFIDEDQLVVNLKKVEQELKWPDIDESWKSLTAGITQLLTGISVHIVGDSTDINEAVAKEIAEGIGYLPVCTSELLESATQKSVDTWAASEGADSVAEAECVVLESLSSHVRTVVATLGGKQGAASRFDKWQYLHSGFTVWLSVSDAGDEASAKEEARRSVSTGSVAYAKADVVVKLGGWDPEYTRAVAQGCLVALKQLTLADKKLAGKKSLYIRLGCRGDWPNIEPPGWDPQSDAPPTNI; encoded by the exons ATGATGGCGGCCATGTCCATTGCAGCCACCGCcacctgctgctcctcctccttccctgCAAACCCCAGCCAGCACATCGCAACCTACTCCCGTGCTCCAGGCCTTCCTCTTCCTCGGCCAGCTTGGCGTCGCTCTCTCCTtgccgcctccccgccggcgagccgcctccgcctcctcccccggaCCTCCCTGTCGGCGTCCCCGGCCGCAGCGCACGACTACGAG TTTACCGATACAAACGGAGAGGTGGAGCTCAGGCTGGACATTGGAAAGCTTGGCATTGAGAGTTCAAGAGATGTTTTTGTTGACGTCGATGACATGTCCCTGCTCATCAGAGCCAAGTCTGACGGAACACTGAGGACTTTGATGAATGTCGGCACGCTGTTCGACAGGGTTAAGTCTTCTGAGACGATATG GTTCATCGATGAGGATCAGTTGGTGGTGAATCTGAAGAAAGTCGAGCAAGAGCTGAAATGGCCCGACATTGATGAATCCTGGAAATCTCTCACTGCTGGGATCACGCAGTTGTTGACAGGGATTAGCGTCCACATAGTTGGCGACTCCACGGACATCAACGAGGCGGTCGCTAAAGAGATTGCTGAGGGCATCGG GTATCTTCCAGTTTGCACAAGTGAGCTGCTAGAGAGTGCCACTCAAAAGTCTGTTGATACCT GGGCGGCCTCAGAAGGAGCGGACTCCGTAGCTGAAGCGGAGTGTGTTGTCCTAGAAAGCCTCAGCAG CCATGTCCGTACCGTGGTAGCAACTCTAGGTGGCAAGCAAGGAGCGGCGAGCAGGTTCGACAAATGGCAGTATCTTCATTCCGGGTTCACAGTGTGGTTGTCGGTGTCCGATGCCGGTG ATGAAGCCTCTGCCAAAGAGGAAGCCCGGAGAAGCGTTAGCACTGGGAGCGTGGCTTATGCCAAGGCGGATGTGGTGGTGAAGCTGGGTGGATGGGACCCGGAGTACACGCGAGCTGTGGCACAGGGCTGCCTTGTTGCCTTGAAGCAGCTCACCTTGGCAGACAAGAAGCTAGCAG GGAAGAAGAGCCTTTACATCAGGCTAGGCTGTCGAGGGGACTGGCCCAACATCGAGCCACCCGGCTGGGATCCCCAATCAGATGCCCCGCCCACCAACATCTAG